Proteins encoded within one genomic window of Ursus arctos isolate Adak ecotype North America unplaced genomic scaffold, UrsArc2.0 scaffold_7, whole genome shotgun sequence:
- the EIF4EBP2 gene encoding eukaryotic translation initiation factor 4E-binding protein 2 has protein sequence MSSSSGSGHQPSQSRAIPTRTVPISDAAQLPHDYCTTPGGTLFSTTPGGTRIIYDRKFLLDRRNSPMAQTPPCHLPNIPGVTSPGTLIEDSKVEVNNLNNLNNHDRKHAVGDDAQFEMDI, from the exons ATGTCCTCGTCCTCCGGCAGCGGCCACCAGCCCAGCCAGAGCCGCGCCATCCCCACCCGCACCGTGCCCATCAGCGACGCCGCGCAGCTACCTCATGACTATTGCACCACGCCCGGGGGGACGCTCTTCTCCACCACGCCGGGAG GAACCCGAATCATTTATGATCGAAAGTTTCTGTTGGATCGTCGCAATTCTCCCATGGCTCAGACCCCGCCCTGCCACCTGCCCAATATCCCAGGGGTCACCAGCCCTGGCACCTTAATCGAAGACTCCAAAGTAGAAGTAAACAATTTGAACAACTTGAACAATCATGACAGGAAGCATGCAGTTG GGGATGACGCCCAGTTTGAGATGGACATCTGA